A stretch of DNA from Anopheles nili chromosome 2, idAnoNiliSN_F5_01, whole genome shotgun sequence:
AATTTCAATAATGGAAAGATCATGAGAGTGTATATACatgttaaacaaaacaataaaataacagTTAAATAAAATCGCCCAATAAGAGGCTTAATAAAGACAAAACATatagaatttattttaatttgatctaaattttattatatagTATTCAAATACAAATGTTGGTTTACTACATTAGAGCTGTAATTAGCTAAGTAAAAAGTCAGTGAATCCCTTAACAAAGTTGACCTGGAACGTCCAACAAATGTTGCACCAACCTAAAAGAAAAAGTATGCCAACATAACCTATTACCTAGATAAGGATGATATCTTCCCTAATAGAATTCGACTGCTAATATCTGTACCCATATACTACTCAACGTACAGCGATTTACTAACTAATCATTCCACGCATATACAGTATCTACTACTCACAAAACGTGTATCCTGTATTGGCCTGGATCCAATCCAGGAACGAAGTGACCCTCATGTTGAGACTGGGAAGAGCAGTCGCGCAGGCTACTCCAGAGCCTACTATACCTACTTCATAGACCAGCTGCGTGCTAGGATCCGTGTAGTACAGTGGACCACCTGAATCGTACTGACACGTGTCATTACCAGCCGCATATGAGCACATTTGTGAGGATGCGATCGTCCGCTTCAGCTGTGTCGAGCAAGTGCTGCTGTCGATCACGGTCAACGTCGTTTGAAGAAGCTCGTTTGACTTTGGCGCTCCGAAATCGGTAGTTCCCCAGCCAAGTGCATTGACGCGGACACCCGCGAACTGAGATGTGCTGTAGCGGAATGGTAGACAAACCCGACCAACACCTGGATTGAACACGATCGTGTTGGTAGTACGCACTAGTGCGATATCATTTTCCTTCGCAGTCGGATTGTAACTCGGATGAGGCACAAACGATGATACGAGCATCAGAACCGAGTAGCTAGTGTCAGTTCCTGTGTTTATGTTCTGATCTCCAACCAGGACGCCCGTATTCGGAATTGTTCTGTCCAGCAAACAGTGAGCAGCTGTCAATACGAACCGATCGGTTACTGCAATGGTATACATTTTAGTTAGCATTCGGTGTGTTCATTGGCTTGGATCCTATCTTACCGATGGTAGAACCACAGAAGATGTCTTTCGTGGGGATATTCACCATCCCCGCCATCATCGGATACTCGTTCGCTTTGGTGGGAAATCCTCCCACAATCGTGGCCTGAGGATCATCGGACAAAAACGCGTTATGATCGTACTCCTGAATCCTTGCTTCTATTCGATCAACTCCTGAATCCTTGCTTCTATTCGATCAACTTACCGCCTTACGTCGACCACAGTCACAAGGAATCTGCAGCGCCGTTATCTGGCACCGAAAACGACCGCCACTTGTGAAGGAATCTCCGAGCAGGGCCACCACAAGTTTGTTGTACGATGACTCCACGTTAAACGTGGTCGTACCACAGCGTGCTTGTGCATCCGCAAGCGTGGAGTCGCCACTCAGAGAGATGGCTAGTTTGTCGTAATAACACCCGGTACTGGACGGTAAGTACATGTCGTAACACTGCACATAAAGTGTGTGCCCGACGGGAGCATTCACTGTGTAGCGACACTTCGTACCCGGTGTATAGTAATTCGGAAAATTTGGTGACTCTATGAAGCTCGTTTGACCGCTGGCGTAATTGTACGTGTAGTCACACGAACCATACTGTCCTGCAACAATtcccaccagcaccaacagGATACCGATCGTCCATTTGACCTCGGACACCATTTTCCGAGACCTACTTACGCGCTCACACTcgaaatacaaaacacacagtGTGGTGCTCTCTCCGCTCGATAGAGAACGCTCACTAATCGGTTCGATCTCGAGGTGATcgcatttttaaacaatttataCACCTCGTCTACGCCTAACGCAATCGCTAACCTTTGGATAGCCTACCAGCGTCCGCTGGAGATCCAACAGCTGATCAAATATATCGTCCCCGAACTACAAACTAGATGATCGTCTGCCACAAATCGTGCCGGTGGTTGTTTTGAAGCTTCCCAACCACAAACAAGTCCAGCGAACGTTGTCGTTGTACAACAGTAGCTGCCATTCACTCCATGCTCTAAGCATTGACCCTGGTTAGAAGCTTTTACGCGAAATTGGATCGCGAttggcgaacgaaacgaaaatattTTCCGGATGTTGtggcacactcacacacgagcACGCTCGCACAGGCAGAACACTGGATGCAGCTGATACATTTGACCGACATAACACAGTCGGTTGTACTCCTTCTTCGGAGGCGTTCCGGTTATCGTTGGTTCAAAAACATGtgtaaaaaaattaccaaatacacccccacccaccactgTTTGTTCGGTTGATTCGTGGGGGTGGGACAGACAGGCGCCAAGGGAAGGAGTGAAAAAACGACAATCGAGATAATAATTCACCCTGTTATCTAACAGGGTGCGACACGTACGGTGCACCTCAGTCCGTTCTATCAGCTAGTGATGCGCGGAAGCAGCGTTCTTATCGTGTGTCTCCTGACGGTGGCCCTCGCTGGGGTTACCCAAGGCCAGTTCGCCGGATGTGACCGGCAGAAGACCTTGACGTCGGGTGAGGTGTACTACGTCGAAACGCCCAATTTTCCCAACTACTTCACCAAGGGCACGAACTGCCGCTGGCAGCTGACGGCTCCGGTGAGCCACACGATCTACGTCAACTGCTACGACGTGTTCCTGGCGACGGTGTGTGAAGTCTTTCATTGTTAATCTGCTGCTTGCAGGCCTAAAAACGCTTCATCTTTTCAGTCCAATGGATGCACGTCTGatcggttggagatatcgctTAGACAGGATCCTTCGCTGCTGTACGCCACCAAGTACTGTGGGGATCGCACTTTCACGCTGCAATCCGCAGGGAACTCGGCGACGTTTGCTTTACGCTCGGACACCACCTCGAGAGGCGGTCGATTCCGGTGTCAGGTGGTGGCACAGGCACCTACCTGCAACTGTGGAGTCCGCCGTACGTCAAAGATCGTGAACGGAGTGCCAACGATGGTTAACGAGTTTCCCATGATGGCGGGCATGGTTGATTCCGGTTCGAGGATTGTCTTTTGCGGTGCCACGATCAGTAAGGACCCTCGTCAGTAAGCGTAATGGAACTGTTCTcacttgtttttgtttgacttCTCTTTAAAGTCTCCGAGTTTCATTCGATCTCAGCCGCACACTGCATGAAAGGACGCAGCATCTCATCGGCAGCCCTACTAGTAGGAGATCACGACACTAAGACAGGCACTGACACCAAATACTCCGTGCTGATGAGGCTTGCTTCCGTCATCAATCACCCATCGTACGTGGCCAGTCCGTCTAGGAATGACATTGCGCTCGTACGAACAGCTGACAGGATCGTGTTCAATGCCGGCGTTGGTCCAGCTTGTCTGCCTTTCCGGTTCTCGAGCTCCAACTTCGCTGGCTCAGTCGTTGAAGCGGCTGGCTGGGGTACGATAGATTTCGGTGCGCAGGCTTCCAGCGTACTACGGAAGGTGTCACTCAACGTCATCACACCGCAATCATGCCAATCGGCCATGCCTAACATCGTCGATTCGCATATCTGTACCTTCACGTCCGGACGGGACACGTGTCAGTACGATTCCGGAGGTCCACTGTTTTATACTACTGGCGGACGCGTTTATTTGGTCGGTGTCGTCAACTACGGGGTTACGTGCGCGTCTAACAAACCCTCTGTAAGCAGCCGTATTACGTCTCATCTGTCTTGGATCCAGAGCATGACCCCGGGCATCTCGTACTGTGCGTTGTGAGTGAAATGTACACTGGAaaagcagctgcagctgcattaCAGTGAGCTAACTAATACATCGAATGATTACAAGCCCTCTTCCCTATCGACAATAAATCAGCATCTTTGCATAACGAAAACAATCAgagaattttcattttcacaggCATTCGTAATTCGTGTTGGTACCTTCGGATTCACTGTCACTTGTCGGTTTCTCGCAGAACATACAAATGACCTTGAAGATCTAAT
This window harbors:
- the LOC128731792 gene encoding venom serine protease-like, whose product is MVSEVKWTIGILLVLVGIVAGQYGSCDYTYNYASGQTSFIESPNFPNYYTPGTKCRYTVNAPVGHTLYVQCYDMYLPSSTGCYYDKLAISLSGDSTLADAQARCGTTTFNVESSYNKLVVALLGDSFTSGGRFRCQITALQIPCDCGRRKAATIVGGFPTKANEYPMMAGMVNIPTKDIFCGSTIVTDRFVLTAAHCLLDRTIPNTGVLVGDQNINTGTDTSYSVLMLVSSFVPHPSYNPTAKENDIALVRTTNTIVFNPGVGRVCLPFRYSTSQFAGVRVNALGWGTTDFGAPKSNELLQTTLTVIDSSTCSTQLKRTIASSQMCSYAAGNDTCQYDSGGPLYYTDPSTQLVYEVGIVGSGVACATALPSLNMRVTSFLDWIQANTGYTFCE
- the LOC128731791 gene encoding venom serine protease-like, translating into MRGSSVLIVCLLTVALAGVTQGQFAGCDRQKTLTSGEVYYVETPNFPNYFTKGTNCRWQLTAPVSHTIYVNCYDVFLATSNGCTSDRLEISLRQDPSLLYATKYCGDRTFTLQSAGNSATFALRSDTTSRGGRFRCQVVAQAPTCNCGVRRTSKIVNGVPTMVNEFPMMAGMVDSGSRIVFCGATIISEFHSISAAHCMKGRSISSAALLVGDHDTKTGTDTKYSVLMRLASVINHPSYVASPSRNDIALVRTADRIVFNAGVGPACLPFRFSSSNFAGSVVEAAGWGTIDFGAQASSVLRKVSLNVITPQSCQSAMPNIVDSHICTFTSGRDTCQYDSGGPLFYTTGGRVYLVGVVNYGVTCASNKPSVSSRITSHLSWIQSMTPGISYCAL